A genomic window from Cutibacterium acnes includes:
- the ptsP gene encoding phosphoenolpyruvate--protein phosphotransferase — protein sequence MRTLSGLGVSAGVGQAHALVVSPAPGLPASDPSRGAEADLAKVEAALGKVADRLDERSLHADPSALAVLQATAMMARDPGLLTSVKSHLSDGHGPAHALWAAFDDFCAQLSAAGGYLAERVTDLRNVRDRAVAVMQGLPEPGVPSFDSPVILVAEDLAPADTATLNPELVRGLITAAGGPTSHTAILASQIGIPAVVRCSEARDIEDGTPLALDGVTGTVLVEPDEASVSELTERANRRAEVLASAPDGDATLTDGERILVLANIGNPSDAPTAKKKGAEGVGLFRTEFLFLDRQDAPTIDEQTEAYATVLKTFDEGAKVVFRTLDAGADKPLAFANLGAEENPALGRRGLRLSQVRTDLIDAQLEALAKAAEQTGRDPYVMAPMVATKAEAEWFSSRARAAGIKTVGIMVEVPSTALRSSQVLEPVDFASIGTNDLTQYAMAADRLQGELAELLTPWQPAVIQLVKATCDGAGERLIGVCGEAAGDPLLALVLVGVGIRSLSMAAGKITAVKAALSRHNLEQCRRIADAALAACSPEEARTAALKLADPSVEVLVS from the coding sequence ATGCGGACCCTCTCGGGGCTCGGGGTCTCGGCAGGAGTCGGACAGGCCCACGCGCTTGTCGTCTCCCCCGCCCCCGGACTGCCCGCTTCAGATCCCAGCCGAGGCGCAGAGGCAGACCTGGCCAAGGTTGAGGCCGCCCTCGGCAAGGTTGCTGATCGTCTCGATGAGCGCTCCCTTCACGCCGATCCGTCGGCCCTTGCAGTACTGCAGGCCACTGCCATGATGGCTCGCGATCCCGGGCTGCTTACCAGCGTCAAGTCCCACCTATCCGACGGGCATGGTCCGGCCCACGCGTTGTGGGCAGCCTTCGACGATTTCTGCGCTCAGCTCAGCGCAGCTGGCGGCTATCTCGCCGAACGCGTCACTGACTTGCGCAACGTCCGCGATCGCGCGGTCGCCGTCATGCAAGGACTGCCTGAGCCTGGTGTTCCCTCCTTTGATTCACCAGTGATTCTCGTCGCGGAAGATCTCGCCCCGGCTGACACTGCGACCCTCAACCCAGAGCTGGTCCGTGGTCTCATCACTGCGGCTGGCGGCCCGACAAGCCATACCGCGATCCTGGCCTCCCAGATCGGTATTCCCGCTGTGGTGAGGTGTAGCGAGGCTCGTGACATTGAAGATGGCACTCCGCTAGCCCTTGACGGTGTCACCGGCACGGTCCTTGTCGAGCCCGACGAGGCATCCGTCTCCGAGCTCACCGAGCGTGCCAATCGCCGCGCCGAGGTGTTGGCATCAGCCCCTGACGGCGACGCCACACTGACTGACGGCGAACGCATCCTCGTACTCGCCAACATCGGCAATCCTTCCGACGCCCCCACGGCGAAGAAGAAAGGTGCCGAGGGAGTCGGCCTGTTCCGCACCGAGTTCCTCTTCTTGGACCGGCAAGACGCCCCCACTATTGACGAGCAAACTGAGGCGTACGCCACCGTACTTAAGACCTTTGATGAGGGCGCCAAGGTTGTCTTTCGCACTCTAGACGCCGGAGCCGACAAGCCGTTGGCGTTTGCCAACCTGGGCGCTGAGGAAAACCCGGCCCTAGGACGTCGTGGGCTGCGTCTGTCCCAGGTGCGCACCGACCTCATCGACGCCCAGCTGGAGGCACTCGCCAAGGCTGCTGAGCAGACAGGTCGTGACCCGTACGTGATGGCCCCGATGGTCGCCACGAAGGCAGAAGCCGAGTGGTTCTCCTCCCGTGCCCGTGCCGCAGGTATCAAGACCGTAGGCATCATGGTCGAGGTGCCCTCGACGGCTCTACGGTCGTCCCAGGTACTGGAACCGGTAGATTTTGCCTCCATTGGCACTAACGACCTCACCCAGTACGCAATGGCCGCTGACCGCCTGCAAGGCGAGTTGGCCGAACTTTTGACGCCGTGGCAGCCCGCCGTCATTCAGCTGGTTAAAGCCACTTGTGATGGAGCCGGCGAGCGGCTTATTGGCGTGTGCGGAGAGGCTGCTGGTGATCCTCTGCTGGCCTTGGTCCTCGTGGGCGTCGGAATTCGTTCGCTCTCGATGGCCGCCGGCAAGATCACCGCCGTCAAGGCGGCCCTATCTCGTCATAACCTAGAGCAGTGCCGCCGAATTGCCGACGCCGCTCTGGCCGCTTGCAGCCCAGAAGAGGCCCGCACGGCCGCCCTGAAGCTAGCTGACCCGAGTGTCGAGGTTCTTGTCAGCTGA
- a CDS encoding FABP family protein yields the protein MPFQIPDDLNRDLMPLAWMIGHWEGEGHGNTPDDGEFSFGCQVDFTDNGGDYLHYICQTFTMNPDGTPAAPLRMETGFWRPNVDTRKVDVLMAAPEGWAEVWTGNIDGAKIELVTDAVARTEEALVPYTGGQRLYGQVEGDLLWTFDRATVDAPLQPYMWARLKRS from the coding sequence ATGCCTTTCCAGATTCCTGACGACCTGAATCGTGATCTCATGCCCTTGGCCTGGATGATCGGCCACTGGGAGGGGGAGGGACACGGAAACACTCCAGACGACGGTGAGTTCAGTTTCGGGTGCCAGGTCGACTTCACTGACAATGGTGGGGACTACTTGCACTACATCTGCCAAACGTTCACCATGAATCCCGACGGCACCCCGGCCGCACCGTTGCGTATGGAGACCGGTTTCTGGCGTCCCAACGTCGACACTCGCAAGGTCGATGTCCTGATGGCTGCCCCGGAGGGCTGGGCCGAGGTGTGGACCGGGAACATCGACGGCGCCAAGATCGAGCTGGTCACCGACGCGGTGGCTCGTACTGAGGAGGCCCTGGTGCCCTACACCGGCGGGCAGCGTCTCTATGGTCAGGTCGAAGGCGATCTGTTATGGACCTTCGACCGGGCCACCGTCGATGCCCCCCTGCAGCCCTACATGTGGGCTCGCCTCAAGAGGTCTTGA
- the dtd gene encoding D-aminoacyl-tRNA deacylase → MRVVIQRATSAEVVVEGRTVGSLTTPGLVVLVGVTGTDTATTAEKLAEKVWGLRILSEEKSASDLNAPLLVVSQFTLYASTRKGRRPSWSAAAPGPVSEPLVDHFVTHLRSLGAHVETGIFGADMKVGLVNDGPMTILIDTDDWH, encoded by the coding sequence ATGCGGGTCGTCATACAGAGAGCAACCAGTGCCGAGGTCGTCGTCGAGGGCCGGACGGTCGGGTCACTGACGACTCCCGGGCTGGTGGTGCTCGTCGGGGTCACCGGTACCGACACCGCCACCACGGCCGAAAAACTGGCCGAGAAAGTGTGGGGGCTGCGCATCCTGTCCGAGGAGAAATCTGCCAGCGACCTTAATGCCCCGCTGCTCGTCGTCAGCCAGTTCACCCTCTACGCCAGTACCCGTAAGGGGCGCCGCCCGTCGTGGAGTGCTGCGGCACCCGGGCCGGTGTCCGAGCCGCTGGTGGACCACTTCGTAACCCACCTGCGCAGCTTGGGAGCCCACGTCGAGACCGGAATCTTCGGTGCCGATATGAAGGTGGGTCTAGTCAACGACGGCCCGATGACGATTCTCATCGACACCGATGATTGGCACTGA
- a CDS encoding NADase-type glycan-binding domain-containing protein: MPDEWFRPDEEESGPGEPCPAESVEGPQENENPPSRHADSEETPISSTTSGTIRVLTDDTGPSVVVGHARATGASASSHHRHFPIWILGVAAALVVGLVLGTFITQSRDSTGAAQIAPRALVPASTSTADMPYQGKVKAIGGVKATASCVSDPAVGSRHELVRYDAKYVVDDKPETAWRCNGSGEGQQITLTLPHPSRIVGVGMINGYAKVFGNVDLYPQYRRVRTVRWTMPDGTWFNQDFTDDDQDLQKVMIAPRTVKGDITLTIIASTQPGSLGEPTRDSVLISSVQLYEES; encoded by the coding sequence ATGCCTGACGAGTGGTTCCGTCCGGATGAGGAGGAGTCCGGGCCGGGCGAACCCTGTCCGGCGGAGAGCGTTGAGGGGCCTCAAGAAAACGAAAATCCGCCTTCTCGTCATGCGGACTCCGAGGAGACTCCGATCTCCTCAACGACTAGCGGCACAATTCGCGTCCTGACCGATGACACCGGGCCGAGTGTGGTGGTTGGTCACGCCCGTGCTACTGGCGCCTCGGCGTCCTCACATCACCGGCATTTCCCGATCTGGATCCTGGGGGTGGCGGCTGCGCTAGTCGTCGGATTGGTGCTAGGTACCTTCATCACCCAGTCCCGTGACAGCACCGGCGCGGCGCAAATCGCCCCTAGGGCCTTGGTGCCTGCGTCGACCTCCACAGCAGACATGCCATACCAAGGGAAGGTCAAGGCGATTGGCGGTGTGAAAGCCACGGCATCGTGCGTGTCCGACCCTGCGGTTGGCTCTCGGCATGAATTGGTTCGCTATGACGCTAAGTACGTGGTCGACGACAAGCCGGAGACGGCGTGGCGGTGCAACGGTTCGGGCGAGGGTCAGCAGATCACCCTCACTCTGCCCCACCCCTCCCGGATTGTTGGTGTGGGGATGATCAACGGCTATGCGAAGGTGTTCGGAAACGTCGACCTCTATCCGCAATACCGCCGCGTGCGCACGGTGCGTTGGACGATGCCTGACGGGACGTGGTTCAACCAGGATTTCACCGATGACGATCAAGATCTGCAGAAGGTCATGATCGCCCCACGTACTGTCAAGGGGGACATCACCCTCACCATCATCGCGTCGACCCAACCCGGTTCGCTCGGCGAGCCCACCCGGGACTCGGTGCTCATCTCATCGGTGCAGTTGTACGAGGAATCTTGA
- a CDS encoding HPr family phosphocarrier protein codes for MPSRTTTIAAESGLHARPAAMFVQAASKSGLAVKIGRPGEEPVDARSILSVMGLGAKHGETVELTAEGDNADEVLDALVANLQTDPEA; via the coding sequence ATGCCGAGCCGCACCACCACTATTGCAGCCGAGAGCGGCCTGCACGCCCGTCCCGCAGCTATGTTCGTTCAGGCGGCGTCGAAGTCCGGCCTGGCCGTCAAAATCGGACGCCCTGGCGAAGAGCCGGTGGATGCCCGCTCGATTTTGTCGGTGATGGGGCTTGGCGCCAAGCACGGCGAGACCGTCGAATTGACCGCGGAGGGTGATAACGCCGACGAGGTGCTTGATGCCCTCGTTGCGAACCTGCAAACCGACCCGGAGGCCTGA
- a CDS encoding winged-helix domain-containing protein: MMGCDIVDDMISNNAISAWEGIRMARLSLLGPLDAPLPQALELLPHSISRYDDLKECMSHLEGVDVVLVDCHDEPAKAREACLRLSCHERRVPVLLLVGSDTLSVISPDWGMDDFLCDSATPSEAETRLRCLFTIQVTNQLVAGPFTVDEDGYTASVGDKDLDLTYTEFELLKYLVGHPGRVLTRDLLLSDVWGYDYYGGTRTVDVHIRRLRAKVGPEYEGHIQTVRSVGYRFQAER; the protein is encoded by the coding sequence ATGATGGGATGCGACATCGTTGACGACATGATCTCGAACAACGCGATTTCAGCATGGGAGGGCATCCGGATGGCACGACTGTCCTTGCTGGGTCCGTTAGATGCCCCGCTACCTCAGGCCTTGGAACTGTTACCGCACAGCATCTCTCGCTACGACGACCTGAAGGAATGCATGTCTCATCTGGAAGGGGTCGACGTCGTGCTCGTCGACTGCCACGACGAACCGGCCAAGGCGCGCGAGGCTTGTCTGCGGCTGTCCTGTCACGAGAGACGAGTGCCGGTCCTGCTGTTGGTCGGCTCCGACACTCTCTCGGTCATCAGCCCCGACTGGGGAATGGACGACTTTCTGTGCGATTCGGCAACCCCATCGGAAGCCGAGACCCGGCTTCGCTGTCTGTTTACGATCCAGGTCACCAACCAGCTCGTGGCCGGACCGTTCACCGTCGACGAGGACGGGTACACAGCAAGTGTCGGGGACAAGGACCTTGATCTCACCTACACCGAGTTCGAGCTGCTGAAGTACCTCGTCGGACACCCCGGTAGAGTACTTACCCGAGACCTCCTGTTGTCAGACGTGTGGGGTTACGACTACTACGGTGGTACCCGGACCGTAGACGTCCATATCCGTCGTCTGCGCGCCAAAGTCGGCCCAGAGTACGAAGGCCACATCCAAACGGTGCGGTCGGTGGGCTACCGATTCCAGGCGGAACGTTAA
- a CDS encoding sugar transferase, translating to MKKDYFNRTQKLVTVLIDAIVFVVGIFLSFWMRFGMVIPQRNLDDGKAALMASVIAFLIINVLSGVYVLYNKTLLDIGIITVVDQVMVTIVIMALTFFGRWFAFPRSVLLINLVVGIVLLLVWRSVEVVAYRHLRGAKRVMLLGPPEMLNRAVMNYMANKATRHRLTHVVRGHYLEQIRSHINEFDTAHVSDDIPSSERVAIYDLLLSEDKEIFMSTSFEHMMLINPTIMSIEDETIIAASPFKIPAEMDIVKRFFDILLSLIALVVASPIMFVTAILVKASSPGPVFYRQTRITKDGREFKILKFRSMGVMAEKESGPMLATTNDPRVTTVGKYLRSLRIDEIPQLINVLIGDMSIVGPRPERPFFVDQFQEQNAHYTLRHNVRAGITGYAQVYGKYASDFAAKLNFDLIYIKQYSLVLDVKIMIQTIKILFDKVSSRGVDETAEPDENIHLPAEVQQLN from the coding sequence GTGAAGAAGGATTATTTCAACCGCACCCAGAAATTGGTGACGGTCCTCATTGACGCCATCGTCTTTGTGGTCGGCATCTTTTTGTCATTCTGGATGCGTTTCGGAATGGTCATTCCGCAGCGAAATCTAGATGACGGAAAAGCCGCGCTCATGGCGTCGGTTATTGCGTTCCTTATTATCAATGTCTTGTCTGGTGTTTACGTCCTGTATAACAAGACATTGTTAGATATAGGAATTATCACGGTTGTCGACCAGGTCATGGTGACTATCGTGATTATGGCGTTGACCTTCTTTGGGCGATGGTTTGCCTTCCCGCGGTCGGTCCTTCTCATCAACTTGGTGGTCGGCATCGTCTTGCTCCTTGTGTGGCGCAGTGTCGAGGTCGTAGCCTATCGCCATCTACGAGGGGCTAAGCGGGTGATGTTGCTCGGTCCTCCTGAGATGCTTAACCGGGCCGTCATGAACTACATGGCGAATAAGGCGACCCGTCATCGCCTTACTCATGTGGTGCGTGGCCACTACTTGGAGCAGATTCGATCTCATATCAACGAGTTTGATACTGCCCACGTTTCTGACGATATTCCTTCCTCTGAGCGAGTCGCTATTTATGATCTGCTGCTGAGTGAGGATAAGGAAATCTTCATGTCCACCTCGTTTGAGCATATGATGCTCATCAATCCGACAATAATGTCGATTGAAGATGAGACGATCATTGCTGCGAGCCCATTTAAGATTCCGGCAGAAATGGATATTGTCAAGAGGTTCTTTGACATTTTACTGTCGCTAATCGCCCTGGTTGTCGCGTCGCCAATTATGTTCGTCACCGCGATCCTGGTGAAAGCCAGCTCTCCCGGTCCGGTTTTCTACCGTCAGACCCGCATCACTAAGGACGGGCGCGAGTTCAAGATCCTCAAATTCCGTTCTATGGGTGTGATGGCCGAAAAAGAGTCCGGCCCCATGTTGGCCACTACCAACGACCCGCGCGTGACCACGGTGGGCAAATACTTGCGTAGCTTGCGCATCGACGAGATCCCGCAGCTCATTAACGTGCTCATCGGCGACATGTCGATCGTCGGTCCTCGCCCCGAACGACCCTTCTTCGTCGACCAGTTCCAAGAGCAGAACGCCCACTACACATTGCGGCACAACGTGCGCGCTGGCATCACCGGGTACGCGCAGGTCTACGGTAAATACGCTTCAGACTTCGCCGCCAAACTCAACTTCGATCTTATTTACATCAAGCAGTACTCACTTGTTCTGGACGTCAAGATCATGATCCAGACCATCAAGATCCTCTTCGACAAGGTCTCTTCGCGAGGTGTTGACGAGACAGCTGAGCCCGACGAGAACATCCACCTGCCTGCGGAGGTCCAGCAGCTGAACTGA
- a CDS encoding YgfZ/GcvT domain-containing protein, with protein MSDPVLLTDGPDTGLVSHMRNPIAEQRLMVDGGGSVELSNREVLAISGVDRLGWLHSLTSQFLDGMEPGRTTTSLVLSPTGHVEHVLHGVDDGQTFWAWTEPGRGADLAAWLDSMRFMMRVEVALRPDMTVRWFGHDVAVSDGVVLDSEVAGGHEVILPVDAEIPGDADPVGVLAWEALRIAAGIPRIGLDTDDRTIPNEIGLYGTHMDKGCYRGQETVARVYNLGRPPRRLTLLQLDGSRAELPEVGADIHAGGRRVGAMGSSANHGVDGPIGLALVRRGVDVGLELEVDGIAAGQQPLVDPEVGLHVCPVV; from the coding sequence ATGTCTGATCCGGTATTGCTGACCGACGGTCCGGACACCGGTCTGGTCTCCCACATGAGGAACCCGATCGCTGAGCAGCGCCTGATGGTCGACGGAGGTGGGAGCGTCGAGCTATCCAATCGCGAGGTGCTGGCAATCTCCGGTGTCGACCGGCTGGGCTGGCTGCACTCTTTGACGTCACAGTTTCTTGACGGCATGGAACCGGGGCGCACTACGACGAGCCTCGTATTATCGCCGACCGGCCATGTTGAGCACGTCTTGCACGGCGTTGATGATGGCCAGACCTTTTGGGCCTGGACGGAGCCGGGTCGCGGGGCTGATCTGGCGGCGTGGCTGGACTCCATGCGCTTCATGATGAGGGTCGAAGTTGCGTTGCGCCCGGACATGACCGTCCGATGGTTCGGCCATGACGTCGCCGTTTCCGATGGCGTGGTCCTCGACTCGGAGGTGGCCGGTGGACACGAGGTGATCCTGCCCGTTGACGCCGAGATCCCTGGGGATGCCGATCCGGTCGGGGTGCTGGCCTGGGAGGCGTTACGGATTGCTGCCGGCATTCCGCGGATTGGGCTGGATACCGACGATCGAACCATCCCTAATGAGATTGGTCTCTACGGCACTCATATGGATAAAGGGTGTTACCGCGGCCAGGAGACGGTTGCCCGGGTGTACAACCTGGGGCGCCCGCCGCGTCGGTTGACTCTGCTGCAGCTCGACGGCTCCCGCGCCGAACTTCCCGAGGTCGGTGCCGACATCCACGCTGGTGGGCGTCGGGTCGGGGCCATGGGGTCGTCCGCCAACCATGGCGTCGACGGTCCGATCGGTTTGGCCCTAGTGCGTCGTGGTGTCGATGTCGGTCTGGAGCTGGAAGTCGACGGGATCGCGGCGGGTCAGCAGCCCCTCGTCGATCCTGAAGTTGGCTTGCACGTCTGCCCGGTAGTGTGA
- the ispD gene encoding 2-C-methyl-D-erythritol 4-phosphate cytidylyltransferase, translated as MVDEHTPPVVAVVVAAGMGTRFGGSVPKQVTSLTGKAVVAVAVESLAAGGCDEAVVVVKEGMHNHLQLALAASPIPVHFVTGGNTRQESVRNGLRFIAQHHRLSDATTVLIHDAVRPLVPAYVVENVIAAVENGAVAVTPVVDVVDTIRQVDGDTSSVVDRSTLRAVQTPQGFKRAIITECHEQLSIEGGSVTDDISCCERYGHHATLVEGSRMSLKITEPVDLDIAEVFAKAAAGAGHHSGRRIGRMLRAAKPSTVVRKLGHGSRR; from the coding sequence ATGGTTGATGAGCACACCCCGCCGGTCGTCGCGGTTGTCGTCGCAGCCGGTATGGGGACACGGTTCGGCGGTTCCGTTCCCAAGCAAGTTACCTCGCTGACCGGAAAGGCCGTCGTCGCTGTTGCCGTGGAATCCCTAGCCGCAGGCGGTTGTGATGAGGCCGTCGTCGTCGTGAAGGAGGGTATGCACAACCACTTACAGCTAGCCCTAGCTGCATCTCCGATACCGGTTCACTTCGTTACTGGGGGCAATACGCGCCAGGAATCGGTACGCAACGGGCTGAGGTTTATCGCTCAACATCATCGGTTGAGCGACGCTACAACGGTGCTCATTCACGATGCAGTGCGTCCGCTGGTTCCGGCATACGTCGTCGAGAATGTTATCGCGGCCGTGGAGAATGGTGCTGTTGCCGTGACTCCGGTGGTCGATGTGGTCGACACCATACGTCAGGTTGACGGAGACACGTCATCGGTCGTTGACCGCTCGACCCTGCGTGCTGTTCAGACCCCCCAGGGATTTAAACGGGCCATCATCACTGAATGTCATGAGCAGCTATCTATCGAGGGCGGTTCGGTGACTGACGACATTTCGTGTTGTGAGCGATACGGCCACCATGCCACCCTCGTCGAAGGCTCCAGGATGTCCCTCAAGATCACTGAGCCGGTCGATCTCGACATCGCAGAGGTGTTTGCGAAAGCGGCTGCCGGTGCCGGGCATCATTCGGGACGTCGTATTGGCAGGATGCTGCGTGCTGCTAAGCCGTCTACCGTTGTTAGAAAATTGGGTCACGGGAGTCGGCGGTGA
- a CDS encoding SDR family NAD(P)-dependent oxidoreductase: protein MTKTAVVTGASSGIGAATARALAGDSWHVICAARRVERIEPLSAEIGGQAVVCDVTSDESVTNLVKTVGGKVDLLVNNAGGAVGQEPVTEADLNAWTTMYQTNVLGMGQVTKALLPALEIAEGTIITITSTAAEWGYEGGAGYCAAKSGERAVVEALRLELCGHPVRVCEVSPGMVHTEEFSLVRFHGDQAKADKVYQGVDSPLVAADIAECVRWISGLPSHVNIDRMIVRPRAQAAQYKVARES from the coding sequence ATGACTAAAACTGCAGTGGTCACAGGAGCGAGTTCGGGAATCGGCGCGGCCACGGCCCGCGCTCTAGCGGGCGATAGCTGGCACGTCATCTGTGCAGCCCGCCGAGTCGAGCGCATCGAGCCACTCTCCGCCGAGATCGGTGGGCAAGCCGTAGTATGCGACGTGACGAGCGACGAGTCTGTCACCAACCTCGTCAAGACTGTCGGCGGCAAGGTCGATCTCCTCGTCAACAATGCTGGTGGCGCCGTCGGTCAAGAACCCGTCACTGAGGCTGACCTCAATGCCTGGACGACGATGTACCAAACCAACGTGCTAGGCATGGGGCAGGTCACCAAGGCTCTCCTGCCCGCGCTCGAAATTGCTGAAGGCACCATCATCACCATCACCTCCACCGCCGCTGAATGGGGCTACGAGGGCGGTGCCGGATACTGTGCTGCTAAATCTGGCGAGAGAGCTGTTGTCGAAGCCCTGCGCCTAGAACTATGTGGCCATCCGGTGCGGGTGTGCGAGGTGAGCCCCGGCATGGTGCACACCGAGGAGTTCTCCCTGGTGCGTTTCCACGGCGACCAGGCCAAAGCTGACAAGGTTTACCAGGGGGTCGACTCTCCCCTGGTCGCCGCTGACATTGCCGAATGCGTACGTTGGATCTCTGGGCTGCCCAGCCACGTCAACATTGATCGAATGATCGTCCGTCCTCGCGCCCAGGCCGCCCAGTACAAGGTGGCACGCGAATCCTGA
- a CDS encoding RNA degradosome polyphosphate kinase, with the protein MAKKPTPGTSPSSPDELPEGRYSDRELSWLAFNERVLDLARDTERIPLLERAKFLAIFSSNLDEFFMVRVAGLKRRIDAGVAVPSVAGMLPRELHDAILARTHDLVSEQSRVFAEEVRPGLVDEGIEILRWAELSDDEKGRMRTLFSERIFPILTPLAVDPSHPFPYIRGLSINLAVMLANPITGAEQFARVKVPSVLPRLVNLGEGRFLPLEEIISRHLDQLFTGMHVLQHTTFRVTRNEDLEVEEDDAENLLFALEKELLRRKVGRPPVRLEVQDDISAEMLELLTRELDIRDKEVFRLPAPLDLTGLFSLADVDRDDLSYPNFLPITHPHLAEVETARPADMFAAIRRRDVLVHHPYDSFATSVQRFIEQAAQDPQVLAIKQTLYRTSGDSPIIDALVDAAEAGKQVLAVVEIKARFDEQANITWARLLERAGVHVVYGMVGLKTHCKLAMVIRDEGEGLRRYAHIGTGNYNPKTARQYEDLGLLTSNPIITEDVARLFNHLSGMTAEKRYRRLLVAPESIRSGIIDAIEREIDNKKAGLPAGVRIKVNSIVDERVIDALYRASRAGVPVDLWVRGICSIRPGVPGLSENIRVISILGRFLEHSRIFWFANGGRPMVAIGSADLMHRNLDRRVEALVGLSNKQHVAEVEEMFDMAFDPGTVSWHLQDRTWTEVSRGPDDIPLTDLQEELIRRTRDRRR; encoded by the coding sequence ATGGCCAAGAAGCCCACCCCCGGGACTTCCCCGTCTTCTCCCGACGAGCTGCCGGAGGGTCGCTACAGCGATCGTGAGCTATCGTGGCTCGCCTTCAACGAACGGGTGCTGGATCTTGCGCGCGATACCGAACGCATCCCTCTGCTCGAGAGAGCGAAGTTTCTGGCCATTTTCTCGTCCAACCTCGACGAATTTTTCATGGTGCGAGTCGCCGGTCTCAAACGCCGTATCGACGCTGGAGTCGCCGTGCCTTCCGTCGCTGGGATGCTACCTCGTGAGCTCCACGATGCCATTCTGGCCCGCACCCATGACCTAGTTTCTGAACAATCTCGGGTATTCGCTGAGGAGGTGCGCCCCGGGCTGGTAGATGAAGGCATTGAGATCCTGCGTTGGGCCGAGCTGTCCGATGATGAAAAGGGCCGCATGCGCACCTTGTTCTCGGAACGGATTTTCCCCATTCTTACCCCCTTAGCCGTCGACCCATCCCACCCCTTCCCGTACATTCGCGGCCTATCGATCAACCTGGCCGTCATGCTGGCAAATCCCATTACTGGCGCAGAGCAGTTCGCTCGGGTCAAAGTGCCGTCGGTGCTGCCTCGGCTGGTCAACCTGGGCGAGGGACGATTCCTTCCGCTAGAGGAAATCATCAGTCGTCACCTCGACCAACTGTTCACCGGCATGCACGTGCTGCAACACACCACCTTCCGCGTCACTCGAAACGAAGACCTCGAGGTCGAGGAGGATGACGCCGAGAACCTGCTGTTCGCTCTCGAGAAGGAGCTGCTGCGCCGCAAGGTGGGCCGCCCTCCGGTGCGATTGGAGGTCCAGGACGACATTTCCGCGGAGATGCTCGAGCTACTCACCCGTGAACTTGACATCAGAGACAAGGAGGTCTTCCGGCTGCCGGCCCCACTGGACCTGACCGGCCTGTTCTCGCTGGCCGACGTCGACCGCGACGATCTGTCCTACCCGAACTTCCTGCCCATCACGCATCCGCACTTGGCCGAGGTGGAGACGGCTCGCCCAGCCGACATGTTTGCCGCGATCCGTCGTCGCGACGTGCTCGTCCATCACCCCTACGACTCCTTCGCCACCAGCGTGCAGCGGTTCATCGAGCAAGCTGCTCAAGACCCCCAGGTGCTGGCCATCAAACAAACCCTGTACCGCACTTCCGGCGACTCCCCCATCATTGACGCCCTCGTCGATGCCGCCGAGGCTGGCAAGCAGGTGCTGGCGGTCGTGGAGATTAAGGCGAGGTTCGACGAACAGGCCAACATCACCTGGGCCCGACTGCTGGAACGGGCCGGAGTCCACGTCGTTTACGGCATGGTGGGCCTCAAGACCCACTGCAAGTTGGCCATGGTAATCCGCGACGAGGGCGAAGGGTTGCGCCGCTACGCCCACATCGGCACCGGAAACTACAATCCCAAGACGGCTCGCCAGTACGAGGACCTCGGTCTACTAACCTCCAACCCGATCATTACCGAAGACGTCGCGAGGCTGTTTAATCACCTATCCGGGATGACGGCTGAGAAACGTTACCGCCGTCTCCTGGTAGCCCCTGAAAGCATCCGGAGCGGCATCATCGACGCGATTGAGCGCGAGATCGACAATAAGAAGGCTGGGTTGCCTGCCGGAGTGAGGATCAAGGTCAACTCCATCGTCGATGAGCGCGTCATCGACGCCCTTTACCGCGCCTCCCGCGCCGGTGTTCCAGTAGACCTGTGGGTACGTGGTATTTGCTCTATCAGACCGGGGGTTCCCGGGCTCAGTGAGAACATCCGGGTCATCTCTATCCTGGGCCGGTTCCTAGAACACTCCCGCATCTTCTGGTTCGCCAACGGTGGTCGCCCGATGGTGGCAATCGGCTCAGCCGATCTCATGCACCGCAACCTGGACCGCCGGGTAGAAGCCCTTGTCGGCTTGTCCAACAAGCAGCACGTGGCGGAGGTTGAAGAGATGTTCGACATGGCCTTCGACCCAGGTACGGTGTCGTGGCACCTGCAGGATCGCACTTGGACCGAGGTGTCACGCGGACCGGACGACATCCCCCTAACTGACTTACAAGAAGAACTCATCCGACGCACCCGCGACAGGAGGCGGTGA